The DNA window AACACCATAAAAAATTGCTGCCACATCACGCTGTAATGATATGAAGTTCATGCTTTTATCCCCGGAAAAGTATATGTGCCAATCATTATTTAAGCTCAAAATAATAGGATGGCAAGAAGATGGGTAATTATTTAATAGTATTGATAAAATACTGGGTGGCGGCAGAGGAATTAAAAGGTGATTATTATTTTATTTTTAATAATACAAATTGCACATAAAATTAATATTTATGAGAGTAATGGATTGATAAATATATGAATAGTTGATTATTCAAAATTGATGCAAACGATCACAGGAAAGAGCGTTTGCATCTCAAAGTGTTCGGTGTCAGCCAGGCATGCCAGATAAGTATGTCGGCTGGTCAGCCCTCATGCAGCAGCGCGCTGCGGAAAGACAGAATGTGCGCCTCTGCTGCATTGGCGGCTGCGTCGTCATCCTGTGCGGCCAGTGCAGCGATAATGGCTCGATGTTCTTCGATCACCTCTCGCATATGACCTTCGCGTGACAGCGTACTGGCCCAAAAGCGTTGCGCCCTGGCGTGCAGCACGCTCAGGATGTCCGCCAGCATATTATTCCCGGCGATCTGCGCCAGCTGCTGGTGGAACTGGTGGTCCAGCGTCATCATCTGCACCCGGTCACGGCGCTGGCTGGCGGCTTCAATTTGTTGATTGAGGGCCGTCAGTGCGGCGACTTGTGGTTCGGTAATTCGCTTGCTTGCCAGCCGCATACACAGCATTTCATTGGCCAGTCGGACTTCAATCAATTCCAGTGCGTCATCCATCGACAGTGGCGAGACCATCACCCCTTTACGCGGGATCACCTGTAACAACCCTTCATTGGCCAGCCGGTGGATTGCCTGATTGATTGGCGTTCTGCCCATATCCAGCTCACTCATTACCTGCGCGGTATTGAGATATTCACCAGGCTTATAACTCAACGTCACCAATGCCTGCTTAAAGCGCCGATAGGCCAGTTCATTCAGTGACATTCCGGCTTCCTCTGCCGTCGGGAGTTCCTGGCTCTCTGCGTCAAGGCTCATCACGTTCTGCTCCTGCAAGAAGAAAGTTTTTAGACATAGTACACAAAAACATGGCATGGAAATCGCTTATTTGGTAGCTAAAGATATAGTGAAATTTCACAGTATTTTAACTAAAGGGACACAAACGCCATGAGACTGACCTTCACTTTACCTGAATCCAGCGGGGCCGGGGTGTTGGATGTTGAGATTGATCATTTGGTGATCGCCGGCTGGACCGGCCGCGATCGCGAGGCCATTCTGCACCATATTAGGGAGTTGGCCGAACTGGGCGTGCCCCAACCCAGTGCAGTCCCGCTATTTTATCGGGTGGCGGCTAATCAGCTCAGTCAGAGCGATTGCATTGAAGTGATCGGCAATGCCAGCTCCGGAGAAGCGGAGCCTTTGATCTTCACTCATCAGGGTGAACTGTTTGTTTCGCTGGCCTCAGATCATACCGATCGCCAACTGGAGGCGCACAGCGTCGCGCTGTCCAAACAAATCTGCGTCAAACCGGTAGCCCGCGCCGCCTGGCCACTACGGGAAGTGATTGCTCACTGGGATTCATTGATCCTGCGATCCTGGATCAAAGAAAACGGTGAGTTCCGGCTTTATCAGCAGGGTTACCTTGCCAGTCTGCGTACTCCCGGCGATCTGCTGGATCGCTATTTGAGTGGTCAGCAGGTGCCGGAGGGCGGGCTGACGGTCCCGCAGCCGCGAGATGGCCTGGCGATGGCCTGTGGCACGGTCGCGGCGATTGGCGGTATCCGTCCGGCGGTCGAGTTTCGTATGGAACTGGTGGACGAAGTGCTGGGACGTACCATCAGCCACGGTTATCGCAGCATAGAACTGCCGGTGGTGGCGTGATGAAAAAACTGACTTTAGCGCAGGCCGCCGCCGGATTGGCCAGTGGCGAATTCACTGCTGTGCAACTGACCGCCACCGCTCTGGCGCAAATCGCCGACCCACAGGGGGAGGGCGCACGCACTTTTACTCATGTTTATAGCGACTGGGCACAGCAGCAGGCATTGGCTGCCGATCGACGGCGTGCGGCGGGTAAGCCCCTGTCGGCGTTGGACGGTGTGCCGGTATCGGTCAAAGACCTGTTTGATGTCGCCGGGGAGACCACCGCTGCCGGTTCGCGGGTGTTGGCCGATGCGCCGGTAGCCAACAACCACGCTGCAGTGGTGGCGCAGTTGTTGCAGGCTGGCGCGGTAGTGATCGGCAAAACCAACATGACCGAGTTTGCCTATTCGGGGCTTGGCATTAATCCCCACTACGGCACGCCCGCCAATCCCTGGGATCGCCCTGCTGGCCGTATTCCCGGTGGTTCGTCTTCCGGTGCGGCGGTTGCGGTGGCTGACGGCATGTGCTTTGGCGCGATAGGCAGCGATACCGGCGGTTCGGTACGTATTCCGGCGGCCTTCTGTGGCCTGACCGGTTATAAACCTACCGCCCGGCGCATCAGCAGTCGTGGTTTGCTGCCCTTGTCACCCTCACTGGATTCAATTGGCGTGATTGCCCATGACGTTGCCGGTTGCATCGCGCTGGATACGGTGATTGCCCAGCAGCCGCTGCACCCGCAGCAGAAAATGCTGAGTCAGGCGCGCTTTGCCGTGCCACAAACACTGGTGCTGGATGGCCTGGATGAGGAAATCACCGCCGCCTTTCATCTCAGCGTGGAGCGGCTGGTGCAGGCCGGGGCGCAGATTGAATTTATTCCCTGTCATGAGTTCGCCGAGCTGGCAGCGATCAACGCCGCCGGCGGTTTCACCGCGCTGGAGTCCTGGCGCTGGCACCAGCCGCTGATTGCCGAACATGCCGAAGACTATGACCCACGGGTGCTGTCACGTATTCGTCGCGGCCGGTTGCTCGATGAGCAGGATCTGCAGCAATTGCGGATGCAGCGTGCCGATTGGCAACGGCGAGTGACCGCGGCAGTGGAAAAATTTGACGCGTTGTTGATGCCAACCCTGCCCTTCGTTGCGCCGACCATTGCCGAACTGCAGGAGGATGAAGACGCCTATTTCCGTATCAACGGTGCCGCGTTGCGTAACCCTTCGGTGATTAACTTCCTCGATGGTTGTGCGCTGTCGCTGCCCTGTCAACGAGGTGATACGGCTCCTGTGGGGCTGATGGTGGCTGGGCTGCCGCTGCATGACGAGGCGCTGCTGGGCTGGGCGCTGGCGATTGAACGCTGCCTCGCCGAGGCGTGATTTTCCGGTGGGGACGACCCCGCCTTACTTTGAACTAACAGGAGAGTACCCATGACCGGTTCCCCAAACGGAATGCTGTTTGTCGCAACAGATGTCGCCGCGCAGGACGAGGCGGATTTCAATAAGTGGTACGACCGTGAGCACGTGGAAGAGCGAGTGCGGGTGCCTGGTTTCTTGTCGGGTACGCGTTATCAGGCACTACAGGGCGGACGCAAATACCTCGGACTGTATAAAACCGAATCCCTGGCCAGCTTTACCTCGGCGGCCTACCGCGCCGCGTTTACCGAACAGACCCCCTGGTCGGTCGCCAGTCTCGATAAAATGCGCGATCCGATGCGTCGTGTCTGCGCGGTGGAGGCGGTGACCGGTCAGGGTTGCGGCAGCCATCTGGTTATCCTTTCCCTCGAACCGGCGCAGCCGCAAGTGCTGAAGGCCAGCATCAAGCATTTGGGGAGCCAACTGGCCGAACTGCCCGGTTTTGTGCGCAGTAGCCTGCTGTCGCCGGACGCGGATCTCAGCTCACCGTTGCCGAAAGAGCCGCGGGAGAACCGCCAGTTACTGCCGATGATGCTGATCGAAAGCAGCAGCGCCGAAGCCGGACAGCGGCTGAGTGAGTTGGCCTGTAGCCAACTGAAAATCCCCGCCACCGATGCCCTGCATTATGCCCTTGGCTGGCAATTGACCACACAGGAGCTTTCATCATGAGCACTTCAACCACACAGCCGTCAATCGCGGAAGCGTCCACTGCCGAGGCTACCGCCCATCCGCCAAACACCGGCAAGCTGGCAGCGGCCAGTTCGATTGGC is part of the Serratia quinivorans genome and encodes:
- the gatA_3 gene encoding Glutamyl-tRNA(Gln) amidotransferase subunit A is translated as MKKLTLAQAAAGLASGEFTAVQLTATALAQIADPQGEGARTFTHVYSDWAQQQALAADRRRAAGKPLSALDGVPVSVKDLFDVAGETTAAGSRVLADAPVANNHAAVVAQLLQAGAVVIGKTNMTEFAYSGLGINPHYGTPANPWDRPAGRIPGGSSSGAAVAVADGMCFGAIGSDTGGSVRIPAAFCGLTGYKPTARRISSRGLLPLSPSLDSIGVIAHDVAGCIALDTVIAQQPLHPQQKMLSQARFAVPQTLVLDGLDEEITAAFHLSVERLVQAGAQIEFIPCHEFAELAAINAAGGFTALESWRWHQPLIAEHAEDYDPRVLSRIRRGRLLDEQDLQQLRMQRADWQRRVTAAVEKFDALLMPTLPFVAPTIAELQEDEDAYFRINGAALRNPSVINFLDGCALSLPCQRGDTAPVGLMVAGLPLHDEALLGWALAIERCLAEA
- the ydfH_4 gene encoding Uncharacterized HTH-type transcriptional regulator ydfH, giving the protein MSLDAESQELPTAEEAGMSLNELAYRRFKQALVTLSYKPGEYLNTAQVMSELDMGRTPINQAIHRLANEGLLQVIPRKGVMVSPLSMDDALELIEVRLANEMLCMRLASKRITEPQVAALTALNQQIEAASQRRDRVQMMTLDHQFHQQLAQIAGNNMLADILSVLHARAQRFWASTLSREGHMREVIEEHRAIIAALAAQDDDAAANAAEAHILSFRSALLHEG
- a CDS encoding Protein of uncharacterised function (DUF2848); translation: MRLTFTLPESSGAGVLDVEIDHLVIAGWTGRDREAILHHIRELAELGVPQPSAVPLFYRVAANQLSQSDCIEVIGNASSGEAEPLIFTHQGELFVSLASDHTDRQLEAHSVALSKQICVKPVARAAWPLREVIAHWDSLILRSWIKENGEFRLYQQGYLASLRTPGDLLDRYLSGQQVPEGGLTVPQPRDGLAMACGTVAAIGGIRPAVEFRMELVDEVLGRTISHGYRSIELPVVA